One genomic window of Cryptomeria japonica unplaced genomic scaffold, Sugi_1.0 HiC_scaffold_193, whole genome shotgun sequence includes the following:
- the LOC131868019 gene encoding aspartic proteinase nepenthesin-1-like yields MERSKLLGFVVLICFTIPTISCSSDRLFSGWPKSSSDENVKIRVNMTRRSERELGFSERLGLAVDRSKKRMKKIEALIRGQLDAETPVEVGDGEFLMSVALGTPSVSFEAIVDTGSDLIWTQCKPCKDCFSQPRPIFDPSKSPTFSTIPCGDSLCDALGSTQTGCNPDCTFMYQYGDGSFTSDDLAYETLSIGSSKVKGIAFGCGHDNEGQGFSQGGGLVGLGRGGLSLISQLGSKAENMFSYCLLPITDSSSQTSPLFFGEGASLSGGAKTLPLIKRSIIPTFWYIPITGITLNGKALDIPPGTFDLQSDGSGGMIIDSGTTVTIQDKVAYSPLKEAIQSAIDLTPVDGSSTGLDLCYHTSSAHLTLSTLLFNFKGGVDYELPADNFFIQASENLLCLAMLGEPSGNPSIFGNIQQQNFHILYNNAQNTLSFQPTKCDSL; encoded by the coding sequence atggagCGTTCAAAGCTGTTGGGTTTTGTGGTCTTGATATGCTTTACTATTCCAACGATATCATGTTCTTCGGACAGACTGTTTAGTGGTTGGCCGAAGTCTAGCAGcgatgaaaatgtaaaaataaggGTGAATATGACGCGCAGATCAGAGAGAGAGTTGGGTTTTTCTGAGAGATTGGGTTTGGCTGTGGATCGAAGTAAGAAGCGAATGAAGAAGATAGAGGCATTGATAAGAGGGCAATTAGACGCTGAAACGCCCGTTGAAGTAGGGGATGGAGAATTTCTGATGAGCGTTGCACTGGGAACGCCCTCTGTGAGCTTCGAAGCGATTGTGGACACGGGGAGCGATCTGATTTGGACTCAGTGCAAGCCTTGCAAGGACTGCTTCTCTCAGCCTAGGCCAATCTTCGACCCCTCCAAGTCCCCCACATTTTCCACAATTCCCTGCGGTGATTCTCTTTGTGACGCCTTGGGGAGTACACAAACCGGATGCAATCCAGATTGTACCTTTATGTATCAGTATGGCGATGGTTCCTTCACCAGCGACGACCTGGCTTACGAGACATTGTCAATTGGGAGCAGCAAGGTTAAAGGCATTGcatttggatgcgggcatgacaacGAAGGACAAGGATTCTCTCAGGGTGGTGGCCTTGTGGGACTGGGAAGAGGTGGTCTCTCCCTTATCTCACAGCTGGGTTCCAAAGCAGAGAACATGTTCTCTTACTGTCTTTTGCCCATCACCGACTCTTCTTCACAAACCAGCCCCCTCTTTTTCGGCGAGGGTGCTTCCTTGAGCGGAGGAGCCAAGACTCTCCCACTCATCAAGAGGAGTATCATTCCCACTTTCTGGTACATTCCTATTACAGGAATcaccctcaatggtaaggcactagATATTCCTCCTGGAACTTTCGATCTGCAATCGGACGGCAGCGGAGGTATGATTATCGACTCCGGAACCACTGTTACCATTCAGGACAAGGTTGCCTACTCTCCTCTTAAGGAAGCAATTCAGTCCGCCATTGATCTCACTCCTGTAGACGGGTCTTCTACAGGTTTGGATCTTTGTTACCACACATCATCCGCTCACCTCACCTTGTCAACCCTCCTCTTCAACTTCAAAGGCGGCGTGGATTACGAGCTTCCGGCAGACAACTTTTTCATTCAGGCATCTGAAAATCTCTTGTGCCTGGCAATGTTGGGTGAACCATCGGGGAATCCTTCCATCTTCGGAAACATACAGCAGCAAAACTTCCATATCCTTTACAACAATGCCCAGAACACGCTCTCTTTCCAGCCCACTAAGTGTGATTCTCTTTaa